One Hordeum vulgare subsp. vulgare chromosome 4H, MorexV3_pseudomolecules_assembly, whole genome shotgun sequence DNA window includes the following coding sequences:
- the LOC123450953 gene encoding uncharacterized protein LOC123450953: protein MDGGSGLNIMYADTLKGMGIPMSKLSESSMQFHGVVPGRKAKSLGQIALDVVFGSNKNFRKEKLTFEVVDFQSAYHAILGRPAYARFMAHPCYVYLKLKMPGPKGVIT from the coding sequence atggacggcggtagtggcttgaacatcatgtacgccgacactctcaaggggatgggcattccgatgtccaaactcagcgagagcagcatgcagttccatggagtcgtccctggacgaaaggccaagtcactcggccagatcgcgttggacgttgtcttcggctccaacaagaacttccgcaaggaaaagttgacgttcgaggtggtggacttccagagtgcgtaccacgcgattctgggccgcccggcgtatgcacgtttcatggcccatccatgttacgtgtacctgaagctgaagatgccaggcccgaaaggtgtgatcact